One genomic window of Melitaea cinxia chromosome 10, ilMelCinx1.1, whole genome shotgun sequence includes the following:
- the LOC123657264 gene encoding SUN domain-containing protein 5-like, with the protein MMPKNLTVYEILPKANNYIAYLGMASTAVNEECCHRMKHLALALNRAEQALRYSLEIIVNKFIPLETETGHIEGTQAIIGRNTTEWGGYVALWGILPLWRAAPPPDTVLKLRRPTPSDCWPFRGSYGEVTIEMPKTLLVSKISVEHIRPDTARSAPKHFVIYGVSSNGTWIKGADGIYEYNKPAKQYFKLDNRNVPFQQIVFRVLSNQGNMNYTCIYRLRFYMSDKLLDNKLV; encoded by the exons ATGATGCCTAAAAATCTAACCGTGTATGAGATCCTGCCGAAAGCTAATAATTATATTGCCTATC TGGGCATGGCTTCAACAGCAGTGAACGAGGAATGCTGTCACAGAATGAAGCATTTAGCTCTGGCATTAAATCGAGCTGAGCAGGCATTGAGGTATTCACTGGAAATAATCGTAAACA AATTTATACCATTGGAAACCGAAACGGGCCACATAGAAGGAACTCAGGCTATAATCGGCAGAAATACAACAGAATGGGGTGGATATGTAGCACTATGGGGTATACTACCCTTATGGCGAGCCGCTCCACCACCCGATACCGTTTTAAAACTTCGGAGACCAACACCTTCCGATTGCTGGCCTTTTAG agGATCATATGGTGAAGTCACAATAGAAATGCCTAAAACATTACTTGTAAGTAAAATAAGTGTAGAACACATTCGTCCGGATACTGCTCGAAGTGCAccaaaacattttgtaatttac GGCGTTTCAAGCAACGGAACTTGGATAAAAGGAGCTGACGGAATATACGAATACAATAAACCAGCAAAACAATACTTTAAATTAGACAATAGAAACGTTCCGTTTCAACAGATTGTTTTCAGGGTTTTATCAAACCAAGGCAACATGAACTATACTTGTATATACAGACTTCGCTTTTATATGAGTGACAAATTACTTGATAATAAACTTGTTTAA